One genomic window of Desulfurococcus mucosus DSM 2162 includes the following:
- a CDS encoding DNA-directed RNA polymerase subunit A', with protein sequence MSVTQIFSAEVYDNDGSPIDGGVMDRRLGAIEPGEACPICGNTRDSCPGHFGHIELAKPVIHVGFVKHILMYLRATCRNCGRLKIPEEERNEYLRLLSDLHELGAPYLIKRFHEYIRRKASAAEVCPHCGVKQYKVKLEKPHTFYEQTEKGLVKLTPSEVRGRLEKIPDDDVKLLGGDPRDARPEWMVLTVLPVPPRSVRPSVLLETGIRSEDDLTHKLVDIIRTNNRLREHVEGGAPSAIIEDEWELLQYHVTTYFDNEAPGIPVAKHRSGKTLKGIAQRLKGKEGRFRNNLRGKRVDFSARTVVSPDPSLSINEVGVPEDVARILTVPERVTPWNIEEMRRLVLNGPEKWPGANYVVRPDGRKISLKFVDRKAAAEALEPGFIVERHLMDGDVVLFNRQPSLHRISVMAHIVRVLPYKTFRLNLLVCPPYNADFDGDEMNLHVPQSEEARTEARLLMLVERHILTPRYGGPIIGGLQDYISGAYILTSKTTLLSKDDVVDLLAVTGYKGEIPEPAILKPRELWTGKQLVSLFLPKDFNYKRNSKIGSAAALRCIDEDCPHDSMVIVKNGVLLEGVLDKASIGREEPESLVHWLIKEYGEDYGRMFMDRVYKMFIRMSEKHGFTMSYSHLTLPEEARNRLREIILEKKREVEELISKYRRGELQARPGKTPEETLEDEIIDTLSKKLLDSVAEVITPYFTLVNPVVVMARTGARGNPVNLTQMAALLGQQTVRGKRLTRGYLGRALPHFKPEDLGPEARGFIANGFVNGLNPVEMFFHAAAGREGLIDTAVRTSQSGYMQRRLINALQDLRVEYDGSVRLTTGEIVQLLYGEDGVDPMKSDHGRSVNVDRVVEKVFGGRG encoded by the coding sequence ATGAGTGTCACGCAAATATTCTCCGCCGAGGTATACGATAACGACGGCTCCCCTATAGATGGAGGCGTAATGGATAGGAGGCTTGGCGCAATAGAGCCGGGTGAAGCCTGCCCTATCTGCGGCAACACGAGGGACTCATGCCCCGGGCACTTCGGCCACATAGAGCTAGCTAAGCCCGTTATACATGTCGGGTTCGTGAAACACATACTCATGTATCTGAGAGCCACGTGCAGGAATTGCGGGCGCCTCAAGATACCGGAGGAGGAGAGGAACGAGTACCTCCGCTTACTGAGCGACCTACATGAGCTGGGAGCACCCTACTTGATCAAAAGGTTCCATGAATACATTAGGAGGAAGGCTAGTGCGGCAGAAGTATGCCCTCACTGCGGTGTCAAACAGTACAAGGTTAAACTCGAGAAGCCGCATACATTCTACGAGCAGACCGAGAAGGGATTAGTCAAGTTAACGCCCAGCGAGGTCAGAGGCAGGCTCGAGAAGATACCCGACGACGACGTCAAGCTGCTGGGAGGAGACCCCAGGGACGCTAGGCCGGAGTGGATGGTTCTAACAGTGCTACCCGTACCCCCGAGAAGCGTGAGGCCTTCAGTACTGCTGGAAACAGGTATAAGGAGCGAAGATGACTTGACACATAAGCTCGTAGACATAATAAGGACTAACAACAGGCTCAGGGAGCACGTTGAAGGCGGGGCACCAAGCGCCATCATAGAGGATGAATGGGAGCTACTGCAGTACCATGTGACAACATACTTCGATAATGAGGCTCCAGGCATACCTGTTGCGAAGCACCGTAGCGGTAAGACCTTGAAGGGCATAGCGCAGCGGTTGAAGGGCAAGGAGGGCAGGTTCAGGAACAACCTCAGGGGGAAGAGGGTTGACTTCTCAGCTAGAACCGTTGTAAGCCCGGATCCAAGCCTCAGCATCAACGAGGTAGGGGTCCCTGAGGATGTAGCCAGGATACTGACGGTGCCGGAGAGGGTTACACCATGGAACATTGAGGAGATGCGGAGGCTAGTGTTGAATGGACCGGAGAAGTGGCCTGGAGCAAACTATGTCGTGAGACCGGATGGAAGGAAGATAAGCCTCAAGTTCGTTGACAGGAAGGCCGCGGCAGAGGCGCTTGAACCAGGCTTCATAGTGGAGAGGCATCTCATGGATGGAGACGTCGTGTTGTTTAACAGGCAGCCCTCACTCCACAGGATATCGGTGATGGCGCACATTGTAAGAGTGCTACCCTACAAGACGTTCCGCTTAAACCTACTCGTGTGCCCGCCCTACAACGCTGACTTCGATGGAGACGAGATGAACCTGCATGTACCTCAGAGCGAGGAGGCCAGGACGGAAGCCAGGCTACTAATGCTCGTGGAGAGACACATACTGACGCCGCGTTACGGAGGACCCATAATAGGCGGCCTCCAGGACTATATAAGTGGAGCATATATCCTGACAAGTAAGACAACCCTTCTCAGCAAGGACGACGTGGTAGACCTCCTCGCTGTGACAGGCTATAAAGGGGAGATACCGGAGCCAGCGATCCTAAAGCCGCGGGAACTGTGGACCGGGAAGCAGCTTGTATCACTCTTCCTCCCCAAGGACTTCAACTATAAGAGGAACTCGAAGATAGGTAGTGCTGCAGCGTTGAGATGCATTGACGAAGACTGCCCCCATGACAGCATGGTGATAGTTAAGAACGGCGTGCTCCTAGAGGGAGTACTGGATAAAGCCAGCATAGGGAGAGAGGAGCCGGAGAGCCTTGTACACTGGCTCATAAAGGAGTACGGTGAGGACTACGGTAGAATGTTCATGGATAGAGTGTACAAGATGTTCATAAGGATGTCGGAGAAACACGGCTTCACAATGAGCTACAGTCACCTGACGCTACCAGAAGAGGCTCGCAACAGGCTAAGGGAGATAATACTCGAGAAGAAACGGGAGGTTGAAGAACTAATATCGAAGTACAGGAGGGGAGAACTACAGGCAAGGCCAGGTAAGACCCCCGAGGAGACATTGGAGGACGAGATAATCGATACTCTTTCAAAGAAGCTGCTGGACAGCGTTGCCGAGGTGATAACACCATACTTCACACTGGTGAACCCAGTGGTAGTCATGGCTAGAACCGGTGCCAGAGGAAACCCGGTTAACCTGACACAGATGGCGGCACTACTAGGGCAGCAAACGGTTCGAGGTAAACGACTCACAAGAGGCTACCTCGGAAGGGCACTACCCCACTTCAAGCCCGAGGACCTGGGACCCGAAGCCAGGGGCTTCATAGCCAACGGGTTCGTGAACGGGTTGAACCCGGTTGAAATGTTCTTCCATGCGGCTGCCGGAAGAGAAGGATTAATCGACACCGCTGTGAGGACAAGCCAGTCGGGATACATGCAGAGGCGTTTAATAAACGCGCTACAGGATCTAAGAGTCGAGTACGATGGGAGCGTCCGCCTAACCACTGGTGAAATAGTTCAACTACTATACGGTGAGGACGGCGTAGACCCCATGAAGAGTGACCACGGGAGATCAGTCAACGTGGATAGAGTCGTCGAGAAAGTGTTCGGGGGTAGAGGTTAG
- a CDS encoding DNA-directed RNA polymerase subunit B, with translation MNNRADYLTPDDLWIVMRKYFEEKGLVRQHLDSYERFLKELLPSILEEFREIRIAEKTRIVIEKYRVDEPKWTSIEGIEESKSPMECRLRNLTYATPVYVTVRIEDESGYTREQELKLMDLPVMLKSSIDPLSKLTPEELVAMGEDPRDPGGYFIINGSEKVIVAQEDLASNNIIVDAMPEGSSVTHVAKVTSVARGRRSQLVIERRKDGVFYASFQGHKFPAVMLMVALGLASEAEILYATSLKPEVHNHLLPSIIQIQEVLPKLEIPEGASEEEVERLKEEYRRRVVEEALDFIASKFIIGKPREERILRAQRLLDERLLPHIGTDPSPETRLRKAVFIGQMISRIIELYLGYRSPDDKDHYRNKRLKLAGDMLATLLRAAIMGFSREIKEGVEKQLAKTRKVDLKMVFKPSIITDRLLHAMATGNWPGGRTGVSQLLDRTNMLSTLSHLRRVVSPLARGQPHFEARELHGTQWGRMCPFETPEGANIGLVKNLALMTNVSVGVDDKEIELLLYRIGVVPLVSINTGDKSYKGILDIIREDVSAAVELSEKYSGWSKVFLNGKLVGYHRNGEELARAIRELRRKGKISSEVNVAHINSGYVDEVVVNTDPGRIRRPLIVVENGKPKLTREHVKMLEEGRLGFEDLVKQGIIEYLDPDEEENAYIALEPGSVGAEHTHMEIWIPAILGITASIIPYPEHNQSPRNMYQSAMAKQSLGLYAANFQRRMDTRGHFLHYPQKPLVQTRAMDVIGYNERPAGQNMVVAVLTYTGYNMEDALILNKSSVDRGLARSTFFRLYTTVEYKYPGGIQDEITIPSTNIRGYRGQKAYEKLEEDGIVAPETPVTGGDVLIGKISPPRFLSAQEYEVGSTLTRQDTSVVMRHEEKGVVDTVLITMDSEGNKLIKVRVRDLRIPELGDKFASRHGQKGVVGLLVPQYDMPFTEEGVVPDLIINPHAFPSRMTVAQLMESIAGKAAALEGRTFDATPFYKTPIEELQVIIKRHGYSPTGEEAMYDGRTGELLDAPVFIGVVYYQKLHHMVSDKMHARARGPVQILTRQPTEGRSRAGGLRWGEMEVDCLVGHGSAMLLKEAMTDRSDSTIIYVCELCGSMGWYDRNKGKYMCPVHKERGVLKPVEVSYAFKLLLQELMSLGIRPRLITGEVAKGEGQ, from the coding sequence TTGAATAATCGAGCAGACTACTTGACGCCGGACGACCTCTGGATTGTTATGAGGAAGTACTTCGAGGAGAAGGGGCTGGTAAGACAGCACCTTGACAGCTATGAGAGGTTCCTCAAGGAGCTGCTTCCATCGATCCTAGAGGAATTCAGGGAGATAAGGATAGCGGAGAAGACGAGGATAGTCATCGAGAAGTACAGGGTTGACGAGCCCAAGTGGACGAGCATAGAGGGCATAGAGGAGTCTAAAAGCCCCATGGAGTGCAGGCTGAGAAACCTCACCTACGCCACCCCAGTGTACGTGACTGTGAGGATAGAGGATGAAAGCGGCTATACAAGGGAGCAGGAGTTAAAACTCATGGATCTACCGGTTATGTTGAAGTCCAGCATAGACCCCTTAAGCAAGCTTACACCTGAAGAGTTAGTTGCGATGGGGGAGGATCCAAGGGATCCCGGGGGATACTTCATAATCAACGGTAGTGAAAAAGTCATCGTGGCCCAGGAGGATTTAGCAAGCAACAACATCATAGTTGACGCAATGCCTGAAGGCAGCTCCGTGACCCATGTAGCCAAGGTCACCAGTGTTGCAAGAGGGCGTAGAAGCCAGTTGGTCATTGAGAGAAGGAAGGACGGGGTCTTCTACGCTAGCTTCCAGGGCCACAAGTTCCCCGCTGTGATGCTGATGGTGGCTCTAGGACTAGCCAGCGAGGCCGAGATACTGTACGCTACAAGCCTTAAACCAGAGGTGCACAACCACCTGCTACCATCCATAATCCAGATACAGGAGGTGCTTCCAAAGCTAGAGATACCTGAAGGCGCCAGCGAGGAGGAGGTTGAAAGACTCAAGGAGGAGTATAGGAGGAGGGTTGTCGAGGAAGCCCTCGACTTCATAGCCTCTAAATTCATAATAGGTAAGCCGAGGGAGGAGAGAATACTTAGAGCGCAGAGACTGCTGGATGAACGACTCCTACCCCACATAGGCACCGACCCCTCGCCTGAGACAAGGCTGAGGAAAGCCGTCTTCATAGGGCAGATGATATCGAGGATAATAGAATTGTACCTGGGCTACAGGAGCCCCGACGACAAGGATCACTATAGGAATAAACGGCTGAAGCTCGCTGGAGACATGCTCGCCACCCTCCTCAGGGCTGCAATAATGGGCTTCTCACGGGAGATAAAGGAAGGGGTTGAAAAACAGCTCGCCAAGACGAGGAAAGTAGACTTGAAGATGGTGTTTAAGCCGAGCATAATAACCGATAGACTCCTCCACGCCATGGCCACGGGCAACTGGCCCGGCGGCAGGACAGGTGTAAGCCAGCTCCTGGATAGGACGAACATGCTGAGCACGCTGAGCCATCTGAGAAGAGTCGTCTCACCGCTTGCCAGGGGGCAGCCGCACTTCGAGGCCAGGGAGCTCCATGGAACACAGTGGGGTAGGATGTGCCCCTTCGAGACGCCTGAGGGCGCCAACATCGGGCTGGTGAAAAACCTAGCTTTAATGACCAATGTCAGTGTTGGAGTAGACGATAAGGAAATCGAGCTACTCCTATACAGGATCGGCGTGGTACCACTGGTCTCAATCAATACAGGGGACAAGTCGTATAAGGGTATACTGGACATCATCCGGGAGGATGTCTCAGCAGCCGTCGAGTTAAGTGAGAAGTACTCCGGGTGGAGCAAGGTCTTCCTGAACGGGAAGCTAGTGGGCTACCATAGGAACGGAGAGGAGCTGGCTAGAGCTATAAGAGAGCTTAGGAGGAAGGGGAAGATAAGTAGTGAGGTTAATGTAGCCCATATAAACAGTGGATACGTGGACGAGGTAGTCGTGAACACGGATCCAGGGAGAATAAGGAGGCCGCTGATAGTCGTCGAGAACGGGAAACCCAAGCTGACCAGGGAGCATGTAAAGATGCTTGAGGAGGGCAGGTTAGGGTTCGAGGACCTCGTCAAGCAGGGTATAATAGAGTACCTGGATCCCGACGAGGAGGAGAACGCGTATATAGCGCTGGAGCCAGGCAGCGTTGGAGCTGAGCACACCCACATGGAGATATGGATACCAGCTATCCTAGGGATAACGGCCTCCATCATACCCTACCCGGAGCATAATCAAAGCCCGAGAAACATGTATCAGTCAGCTATGGCTAAGCAGAGCCTCGGCCTTTACGCAGCCAACTTCCAGAGGCGAATGGATACAAGGGGGCACTTCCTACACTACCCGCAGAAACCACTCGTCCAGACCCGTGCAATGGATGTAATAGGCTATAATGAGCGGCCTGCAGGCCAGAACATGGTTGTAGCCGTGCTCACCTACACCGGGTACAACATGGAGGACGCGTTGATACTGAATAAGAGTAGTGTGGACAGGGGGCTCGCTAGATCCACGTTCTTCAGGCTGTACACGACAGTAGAGTACAAGTATCCCGGTGGAATACAGGATGAGATAACTATTCCCTCAACCAATATAAGGGGGTATAGGGGGCAGAAGGCGTATGAGAAACTGGAGGAGGACGGGATAGTAGCGCCTGAAACACCTGTGACAGGGGGAGACGTGTTAATAGGGAAGATCAGCCCACCCAGGTTCCTCAGCGCCCAGGAATACGAGGTAGGCAGCACGCTGACACGGCAGGACACGAGTGTTGTGATGAGGCATGAGGAGAAAGGCGTGGTTGACACCGTCTTAATAACCATGGACAGCGAGGGCAACAAGCTCATCAAGGTCAGGGTGAGAGACCTCAGGATCCCTGAGCTAGGCGATAAGTTCGCGTCCAGGCATGGACAGAAGGGTGTTGTAGGACTACTGGTGCCACAGTACGACATGCCCTTCACGGAGGAAGGCGTGGTCCCCGACCTGATAATAAACCCGCATGCGTTCCCGAGCAGAATGACCGTCGCACAGCTCATGGAGAGCATAGCCGGTAAAGCCGCCGCACTCGAGGGGCGAACCTTCGATGCGACCCCGTTCTACAAGACCCCTATCGAGGAGCTACAGGTAATCATAAAGAGGCATGGGTACTCCCCAACCGGCGAGGAGGCCATGTATGATGGGAGAACCGGTGAACTACTGGATGCACCGGTCTTCATAGGGGTAGTGTACTACCAGAAGCTCCACCACATGGTCAGCGATAAAATGCATGCGAGAGCCAGGGGGCCAGTACAGATATTGACGAGGCAGCCCACGGAGGGCCGTTCAAGGGCCGGCGGGCTGAGATGGGGTGAGATGGAGGTCGACTGCCTGGTTGGACACGGCTCCGCCATGTTGTTGAAGGAAGCCATGACGGATAGGAGTGATTCAACAATCATCTATGTTTGCGAGCTATGCGGCTCCATGGGATGGTATGATAGGAACAAGGGCAAGTACATGTGCCCGGTGCACAAGGAGAGAGGAGTGTTGAAGCCCGTTGAAGTATCATATGCGTTCAAACTGCTGCTACAAGAGCTCATGAGCCTGGGTATAAGGCCCAGGCTGATAACTGGTGAAGTCGCGAAGGGTGAGGGACAGTGA
- a CDS encoding DNA-directed RNA polymerase subunit H produces MGKRINVLEHELVPKHEILPPEEAYQVLKKLGVEPWQLPWISINDPVAKAIGAKPGDIVKVIRKSPTAGEFITYRYVVVDVTR; encoded by the coding sequence ATGGGTAAGAGAATAAATGTTCTGGAACACGAGCTAGTGCCGAAGCACGAGATCCTACCACCCGAGGAAGCATACCAGGTCCTCAAGAAGCTCGGGGTGGAACCGTGGCAGCTGCCATGGATATCGATCAATGATCCCGTTGCTAAGGCTATAGGGGCTAAGCCAGGCGACATAGTGAAGGTTATCAGGAAGAGTCCGACAGCCGGGGAGTTCATCACGTACAGGTATGTAGTCGTCGACGTGACGAGGTGA
- a CDS encoding ABC transporter ATP-binding protein, whose amino-acid sequence MQPIIRLREVSKSFGEGGRILRVLDSITLDIGSEFIAILGPSGCGKSTLLKIIAGIEKPDSGSIEARGNITYGFVFQSPTLLPWLTVLDNAALPLIAKGISKKEARDKARRYLSLVGLQGFEDFYPNELSGGMKQRVNIARALAVEPSILLMDEPFSQLDPLTAEALRAEVVDLWLSGVTTVEGVIMVTHNVEEAVYMADRIVILTPRPAKVAKVVEVGLPRPRDRRSKEFQDIVDAVYEYVS is encoded by the coding sequence ATGCAGCCCATCATCAGGCTTAGGGAAGTATCCAAGAGCTTCGGGGAGGGCGGGAGAATCCTGAGGGTCCTGGACAGCATTACACTGGACATAGGCTCAGAGTTCATCGCTATACTGGGTCCATCCGGCTGCGGGAAATCCACGCTACTAAAGATCATTGCCGGCATCGAGAAACCTGACAGCGGGTCGATAGAGGCCCGTGGCAACATAACATACGGGTTTGTATTCCAGTCACCAACCCTGCTACCATGGCTAACAGTGCTGGATAACGCGGCTTTACCGCTCATCGCTAAAGGCATCAGTAAGAAGGAGGCCAGGGATAAAGCAAGGAGATACCTGTCCCTGGTGGGGCTGCAAGGGTTCGAGGACTTCTACCCGAACGAGCTGAGCGGGGGTATGAAGCAGAGGGTGAACATTGCAAGGGCGCTTGCAGTAGAGCCCTCTATCCTCCTAATGGACGAGCCCTTCTCCCAGCTAGATCCCTTAACAGCCGAGGCGCTCAGGGCTGAGGTGGTGGATCTATGGCTCTCCGGGGTGACAACTGTCGAGGGAGTGATCATGGTGACGCATAATGTGGAGGAGGCAGTATACATGGCTGATAGAATAGTTATCCTCACACCGAGGCCCGCTAAGGTGGCCAAGGTGGTTGAGGTCGGGCTCCCGAGGCCAAGGGATAGGAGGTCGAAGGAATTCCAGGATATAGTGGATGCGGTCTACGAGTACGTGAGCTGA